ATATCCAGCTCTGTACCGATGTCAACCAGGCTGCCTTCGCGGGAAATACCTTCGCCGTACATGATGTCAAACTCAGCTTGCCGAAAAGGAGGAGCTACTTTGTTTTTTACGACTTTTATCCTCGTACGGCTGCCAATGACTTCGCTTCCTTGTTTTATTGCTTCGGCTTTCCGCACTTCTAGGCGAACGGAGGCGTAAAACTTCAGAGCTCGTCCACCCGTTGTAGTCTCCGGATTGCCAAACATGACCCCTACTTTTTCCCGGATCTGATTAATAAAAATAGCGGTCGTCCGTGACTTGCTGATTATGCCGGTTAGTTTCCGCAGAGCTTGCGACATTAGTCGGGCTTGCAGACCAACATGGGAATCACCCATTTCTCCTTCTATTTCCGCTTTTGGCACTAATGCTGCGACTGAATCAACAACAATTATATCAATGGCGCCACTGCGCACCAGGGCATCGGCAATTTCCAACGCCTGTTCACCGTTATCAGGTTGCGAGATGAGTAAGTTTTCCGTATCGACACCAAGTTTTTTGGCATAAATAGGGTCTAGCGCATGCTCTGCGTCGATAAAAGCGGCAATTCCTCCCATTTTTTGGGCCTGGGCAATCATATGCAGCGCTACTGTTGTTTTACCCGAAGATTCATGACCGTAGATTTCTACAACCCTGCCCCGCGGAATGCCGCCTACGCCCAAGGCAATATCTAACGCCAAACACCCAGTAGGAATTACTTCGACATTCATTTTAGCGGCTGCCTCACCTAGCCGCATAATAGAGCCTTTGCCAAATTCTTTTTCAATTTGGCGCATTGCATTTTCCAATGCTTTTAATTTATCCATTTTGTCCTCCCCCTTGATCCTTCTAA
The sequence above is a segment of the Thermosinus carboxydivorans Nor1 genome. Coding sequences within it:
- the recA gene encoding recombinase RecA; amino-acid sequence: MDKLKALENAMRQIEKEFGKGSIMRLGEAAAKMNVEVIPTGCLALDIALGVGGIPRGRVVEIYGHESSGKTTVALHMIAQAQKMGGIAAFIDAEHALDPIYAKKLGVDTENLLISQPDNGEQALEIADALVRSGAIDIIVVDSVAALVPKAEIEGEMGDSHVGLQARLMSQALRKLTGIISKSRTTAIFINQIREKVGVMFGNPETTTGGRALKFYASVRLEVRKAEAIKQGSEVIGSRTRIKVVKNKVAPPFRQAEFDIMYGEGISREGSLVDIGTELDIITKSGSWYSYKDSRLGQGKENVKEYLKENPHIAEEIEMKIREALTGGAIKLTTSAVDDIAVDEA